In the genome of Quercus robur chromosome 3, dhQueRobu3.1, whole genome shotgun sequence, one region contains:
- the LOC126719665 gene encoding uncharacterized protein LOC126719665 — MSKALNQISKSPFMHRIEGETLPLDFHQPTFTIYNGRTDSVEHVSHFSQRMTIHSKDGALMCKVFPSSLGLVAMRWFDGLRADSIDSFKELTWTFGFRFITCTRVPRPLDSLLSLSMQERETLKTYLDRYWEIYNGIDGNFDDVTISTFKSGLPTEHSLRKSLIGKPVTSLHQLIDRIDKYKRVEEDQQPGKGKAKDIPQERRDSSGQVEQTGSDPRRDASSRPPLGTINVIFVAPGRIGFHPSRVMSVARLSTEDNNSEPKRAKKEALQVLDFLDEDKIRTIQPHDDALVVILRIGGYDVKRVLVD, encoded by the exons TCATGCATAGGATTGAAGGAGAAACTCTTCCCTTGGATTTCCATCAACCAACATTCACTATCTACAATGGGCGGACGGACTcggtggagcatgtgagccatttCAGTCAAAGAATGACTATCCATTCTAAGGATGgggccttgatgtgcaaggtgtttCCATCCAGTCTGGGATtagtggcgatgagatggttcgatgGCCTGAGGGCAGATTCTATAGATTCCTTCAAGGAACTCACTTGGACTTTTGGCTTTCGTTTTATTACATGTACCAGGGTCCCTCGGCCTTTGGACTCCTTACTGTCTTTGTCCATGCAAGAAAGGGAGACCCTAAAAACATACTTGGACAGGTATTGGGAGATATACAACGGGATAGACGGTAACTTTGATGACGTCACCATTAGCACCTTTAAGAGTGGCCTCCCAACTGAGCATAGCTTAAGGAAGTCCCTAATAGGAAAACCTGTCACCAGCCTGCACCAACTCATAGACCGGattgacaagtataaaagggttgaGGAAGACCAGCAACCAGGTAAAGGAAAGGCTAAGGatatccctcaggagaggagggattccAG TGGCCAGGTGGAGCAGACCGGTTCGGATCCCCGTagagatgcttcttcaagacctcCTCTAGGAACGATCAATGTCATCTTTGTTGCTCCTGGTAGGATTGGTTTCCATCCTTCCAGAGTGATGTCTGTGGCTCGGCTATCCACTGAGGACAACAATTCGGAGCCAAAAAGAGCCAAGAAAGAAGCCCTACAGGTGCTAGACTTCTTGGACGAAGATAAGATCAGAACCATCcaaccccatgatgatgctctaGTGGTCATACTCAGAATAGGGGGATACGATGTGAAGAGAGTGTTGGTGGACTAG